The Molothrus ater isolate BHLD 08-10-18 breed brown headed cowbird chromosome 6, BPBGC_Mater_1.1, whole genome shotgun sequence genome segment GGGACCTAACCACACTGGATGACCATGAGGCTGTGCAGCAGATCATAGAGGGACACAAGCACCTTGTGGAGCGGCAGAAGGGCCACTAGcttggctctgccagcagccacctcctcctcctccactgcaAAACCAGGGAAACACCCAGAAAAGCCACTAGGCAAGTGGTGGCCAGTAAGTTCTCAGATCACACCTCCACTGCAGTCTTGAAGTGACCCCTCCACAACACAAGAGACCCTCAAAACCTGTCTCCGTACACCCATGTAGACAGAGGAGAGAACATGTCTCATCATAGGCAAAAGAGTAAGGGGAGATAAGCTGTTTCATTCCATGAAAGCAGAGGGCAGAACCTCCTTGAGGTTCCTTGTGCCTTGCAGTAGCTGCAGAGGTAGCAGCAGGCAGGATGTCCAGCCCTGGAATAGGGATACTACTCCTacctctgctttgctcttttgCAATAGTCTTGTCCAGGACCACTGCCAATATACAAGCATCTCCTCCAAAGCAAACCccagaaagaaaacatgcaaCATTCCAGTTAACAAATATTGACTCTTCTCCATAAAAAGAGTGTGAAAACAGGCCCCagattttaatacaaaaatgttCCTTTCACCTGTAGCCATGTATTACAAAGAGAGCAGAGACATGCCCTGTGCTAGCATTCTCATCCCCTTGTCTCCTGCTGGCAAACACAATTCTCAACAGAGCCACAAGGTACATAAAtctgttctgcagagctgtgtatCCAAGACAGAGCTCCTCAGAAGGCACAGAGGGCAGAAGAGGAGGCTGCATTCTAGCCTCACACCAATGTATCCCAAAGTGGAGGTTTCTCTGGCTGTTGTTTCTACAAGACCCACGAGGCAGCATCTTCTCTCAGGGGCGGCCTAGGAgctcagctcctttctcttGTGCGAGCCAGGGAGGAAGGAGGCTGGGAGAAGGGTGTCATGGTTGTGTCTACTCTTGGCAGAACTCCACACCATGAGTTCAGACATACTCTGTCCATCAGCAAAATCCAAAACTGGTCTTGCACTGTTTGACACAGTTGCTGGTTTGGCAGCTCCATGTCTGCTACTGAGAGCTCTTCCACACATGTGCAGGTTCTGTGGCTGGCCAGACAAGGGGCATGTTCTTCAGTATCCTTCCTCAGAGGGGAGCCGCTTCAACTTCTCACATCGAGTGAGCTCCCATCTTCCCTCCCCATGAAGTTTCAAAATCCAGCTGTGGAACTGCAATTCAACGGCACATTGAGGGATGTCTCTTCAAGGGCATGGTCCACCCACAGTGAGGTCCTCTGGCCTTAGTCACTCCCCTCTGCTTGCCAGAGACCCTCTCTACCTCACCACCACGAGGGAGGCATGGAGCACTGCCTCCCTGTCTCACCTTTTCCAGGCTGGGTCTGTGTCCCACACTGATCAGTGTCATGCCCAGCTGAAGGCACATACGGTACAGTTCATGCTCCACCTCTTCTGTCAAGGCGCTGGTGGCTTCATCtaacactgaaagaaaagccATGAGCCCCCCAAATCCTCTCCCAACCAGACATCTCCTGTAGGCAAGAATAGCAACTCCCAAGAACGTTTCACATATTAACTGGAGCTCATGAAGAGCATCTGCAGAAGGCAAGTGAGGAGAAACCTAAGGACTCTGGTattcctctggcacagctggtgTCAGGCAACTAGGAAAGCTGTCTTTCCCCCAAGTACTTGAATCCATCCAAACCACACTGTTCACCTCTTTGCTCTCCCTCAACAGCTGCCCACCACTGCCTCATCCCCATCATGGCAAAAGCCAAGACATGACTTTCTCCAGGCAGACCACGTGCCAGAGTGCCAGGCTGAACAGCAGTCAGTGTACTCTTCCAGCACAGACCCTACATGGAGCAGGTAGGATGGCCTGTGGCACCTTCCCGACTATTAAGGGTAAATACTACAGACCTGGACCAAATcaattcaaataatttctacAGCTTTTAGTTTGCCATCCACAAGTTCCTTCTGCCCAGATGTCACTTAGCTGTGCCACGGGCTTCAGGGGAAAGACAGGTACTTACATGTAGCTAGCTACCTGCTACTGAATCTGGCTCTGTTCACccacatccaacctggccctcaTGGCAACTTCTCCAACAGCTcaagccccagcacagcctaaGGAATTGGCCCCATTAGCTAACCACAGATGCTTCTGTGGTCTCTCAGGACTGTTTCTCCCACTGCTCCTTGTCTTCTTTTGCCACATCAGGGCTAAATCTTCCATATTGCCCCACAACTGTACAGATGCTTGAGAGCTTCAGATATGACAGCTGGTGCCACACTCCCCAACACATGCACTTCTGTGCATAGCAACTGGTGAGCATGCTGACCAAGTTCTTCTGGTGCCATTGGACATGGACCATGAACATTAATCACCAGCTCCCCAAGAAGAAAATGTCTTATGTACAGCCTCTTGATTTACCACCATGCACACaaataatgaaatgttttcaCATTTCACAAATGAATCCTCTGTGTGCCATGCTGCTAAAATAATGGCCAAGACAAAGCATGTTCCTAGCACAAAACGGATTTCATGAGCTGTCTCTGTACCACTTCTCTATACACCAAAGGCcttgtgtttttttctcccctcttttgTAGTCAGTCACTCACCTGCATATTTTGGCTGGAGGTAGAAGAGCCGTGCAAATGAGAGCCTCTGCATCtcccctggggacaggatgTCATACCTGCAGCAGGGTCGAGATTCAACACCTTCCTCAAGAAACAGCCTGTTTGCTGAAAATCTTATGGCTTCTGATACTGGAGAACAGCAAACAACTGTCCCTATGTGTACCTTGTGCCCCCCTCCATACTGGgactggctctgcagccctgtaCACAGTCAGCTGCCTGCACAACACCACAGCTGGTGATTGCTGGCATAGATGCTTGGGCCATGAAGGCTTTGCTCCTGTATAGTGTCCACGTCTCACAgaacacagacagacacagataAATCCAGCAGCAATGTGCATCTGCTTAGAAGTGTTCCCCACTCAGAAATCACCCAAATACACACAGATAGTGGGCTCCCTTACCAGTTCCAGTCCACCTGTTCATCCAGTCCTCCAGCCCTTGCCAGCAAATCAGTCTACAGAGAGCACAGCAGACTTGTGAACACAGTCCCCAACCCTGTCAGCCTATGGCCCTAAGCATAACCACCTGCTTTTTGCCAGTCTCCCTTTCCCCACCTGAGCTGAAGTTGTACCAtatttctcctcctctttctgtcccataGACAGTTGTACCCAGGGCACAATGTCCCCACATAAGTTCAGCACACAATCATGCTGTGCTGCCACAAAAAAATCATTCCTTCTTCCCTCACTGGTGGCACCAGGAAAGAAGGCAGCAGTGCTATCAGTGACtcaccagcccagccagctccaggaatCGCACAATCCTCTCATCATCTGCAGACCCTAGGGAGAGAACCATACAGCATAAGGAGAGgcagtgtgtgtgctggggCCACTGCTGAATGAAGGAGTTGGtgaggcaggagggaagaaCTCAAGTATCTCCTGAAGCTCAATGTAGTTGACCTGACCACTTAGTTATACCAGATCTGAGCTTTGGCAGAGATAGTCCCAAAGACTGACCCTCCTTGAAAGTATTAACCGTGCCTGTGAGCAGCATACCAGGAGGTAGCTGGACTCCACAGATACACCTGAGATTTGCCCCAGTTCATGGCCACAGCCAGAACACAAGGATCCAGGGTTCAACTGCCAAGGCCCTGCCCAGTTTCTCTCTTAGAGCTGAGACTGCACACTACAAGTAGTGGAGTCACGGGAACAGGGCTCAGGTAAGAGCCAGCAAAAGGACCCTTTGTGGAAGAGAAATACCTCAGGGTGAGTCAGCTGTGGAGCAGAACATACACTTGAGCTGGTACAGTTAGCATCTATGGAAGTTGAGAGGAAGGGCTGTGCATCTGCCATGGACCTCTCTGAAGCTGCTGGAGAGCCACAACAGTAGCTGAGGGCTGTAGTTACTCTCAGCAAGATTGTGACTCCCAAGCTACAGCAGACCACATGTGGTCTGGCTTCAGAAGAGGGTAGGGGAGAGAAAAGATCTATATATTCTGACCACGACAGTGTGCAAAGCTCTGGGacttcattttgaaaaagtGGAAAAGTAAAAGATGGAGGTGGATGGAAAATAAGATTAAGGCAAATATGGCTTGCTGAAAGTCAGACTGTACCAAACAAATCAGCCGTATCCTGACAGCAACATGTAACAtgtccagcacagcaggaagagCAAGGCCAGCTTGTCCTCATTATACTAAGAGAGCAAGTTCTTATCAAGTGAGTATGCTCCCTCACAAAAGGAGGGGGACACAGAATTGACCTTAACACACACAAATCTTCTAGGGAACACCAGagcaacaaaagcaaaatggatGAATGTTCCTGATGGGTTACAGCAGGGAAGAAGCTGCACTGGGTACAGGACAGTGAGGCACTACCACAGCATTGGTTAATTGCTCTAATGGATTTTCACAAACCTGAAAGTGGATAGATCTCCTTCAGGGGATAGATCACCTGTTTAACAGAGCAAAAGAAACCATGTCAGAGGGAGCTGGACACTTCATCAGAGATGCAATAATACGAACTCAGGCACAAGGGAAGGAGCACCCACAGGTATCCTCCCTCTTGCAGGGTTTGCAGGGCATGAccacagctgggagcacagctgaggCCAGAGCAAAGACAGACCCTGGGCTCACCTGCTCACGCAGGCTTCCGTCAGTGAAGAAGGGCCTCTGTGGTAGGAACACCACTCCTCGGGGGCCAAAGCAGGTCAGCATCCTGATGCTCCCTGCACAGAGACACTCATCACATCTGCAGTATCAGGCAGGAACTTCCCAGTGCCCCATGTAGTGCTGTCCCATGAAGTAGCCAACTAGACCCCACAAAAGTGTGTTTGCAACACAGAGCAAAGCAATGAGAGCCAAAGATTGTGACAAGAGATGGGTGGCTCAAATCAGTGTATCAGTAACACATTCACCATCACATGGTGGCACTGGCCTCACAAACTACCACACTGCCACCTTGCAAACTCAGGGTAGCCTTGGTTGAGAAGAAGGCTGAGGCAAGTAGCAGTCCTCACCCTGTGTGCTCTCCCAGAGCCCTCCAAGGACCCTCAGGAGAGATGTCTTCCCTGTACCAGTGTTTCCCACAATCATCACACTGTTTCCTTGTGAGATCCTGAGGTTCAAGTCCTTGATGAGCAGCTTGCCAGAGGATGGTACTGAGAGTGTCACTCGCTCCAGAAGGAAAGCTGTGTCCCTTGGCACTGGGTCCTCCCCAGAATGGCTGCTGGGCCACCACCAAGACAAAGAACAAGAGATCCGGGGGTAAGTGACCATGCTGAGATTGGCAAAAATCAGGGACCTTAGACCTCCTGTGCCTCTGTGACAGTAGCCCTGTCCCACACACGCTGGGGATGACAACTGACAGtgagcactgcctgctccaaCCAAAAGCATGCAACAGACTGTGACACCAAGAGCCACCTCCCTCCCATGGCAACCTCACACTCTGGCCCATAAGCTGCAAGCCAGCCAGTTGCTGAGAGGCGACTCACCCGTCCAAATCCCAACTGGTTTTGGCTTCTGAGTAGttaccattttcttttctgccaaGGCTCAGCAAGGTCTCCTGCAGTTCACCAATCCTAGACACACAAGAGGTTGCATGAaagccagggacagctccagcagcctcctcacAATATCCAAACTTGCCCATGCTTGCACACAAACAacaggttttttggttttttttatcaCAGACCTGGGCAGAGTCTTGTTCTGCACTGCCCTTTCCTCCAGAGATGTGCCCACAGATAAGCTCACCTGTGTGTGTAGCCAGCTACATCAGTAACAGTGCTGGAGAGATCTATGAGCTGGCTGAAGCAGCCAATGAGGTAGATGGAAACAAAGGCATTCTGGGGAGAAATCACACGGCAGAGTAAGGGTCAGTGCTGAGCTGGGGCCATGACTTATTCCATGACTGCAAGGAGGCAGCCAATGAGTCCACGCGTTTGGCCACATCAGCTGTCTCAGCAAGATGAATGAGGAGTGGTGAAGTCATGCAGGATGGTGGGAGTGAAGATTACCACATTTGAAAGAAGCAGGGCTTCCCTACTCAGTGCAGCAGTTTTTGCCAGCTGGACACACGTCCTGTCACCCAGGGATGGTGTTTGCAGAGTGCCTGATGGCCTGCCTCTGGCCCAGCATGCTTGCCCAAGTCACACAGATCCATaccaccagccctgcctcagcacTGTATatggctcagagcagggtgtctcagcctgcagtgcccactTAGCTATTTTTAGCTCTGCATTCTCTGTCACAAGCCAGCTTTGAGTATTCGTAGAGTCAGGTCAGGAAGGTGAATGCAAGCCAGCTCAGCCTCACTGGGGGCAAGGCTCACCACAGGCAGTAGCCCAGGGCATAACCCAGacccacagcactgcacaggCCCCATCTCCACCTGCACTGCTGAAAACCAGAGGCTTTCTGACCTCCTGGGTTTTTAAGACACAGAGGTCTGAGCCAGGAAAGACTTATGTAAATGTGTCCTTGACAGTTCTCATGCCCAAGTTAATCAGATACCAGCTGCCTACAAGCTCCTGTTTCCATAACACTGTGAGCTGGGACAGTCTAACCTGAAGATCAAGTGCTGCAGGTTATCTAgtcccagggccaccagcaccACATGAAACCTCCATCCTCAGAGCCTGCTCACCCTCCACAATGGGGTCACAGAGATTACCCTTAGCTCACCTTGCTGACAAGGGCAGTGAGCTCTATTGGACTCAGGTCACCGTAGACACCAGAAAAGATGGGAATGGCAATGACCACGTAGCTCAGGATGCTGCCCAGGTAATCAAAGGTGTTGATCCCAACTGGGCACAAGCACATTGAAAAAAGACAGTGAGTTAAAGTAGAAacctctgtcccagccaggccCAAGTGCTGACCCTGAGCCCAGTCGGAGGAAGAGCCGTGTTGTTGCCTTGGCCCTTTATGATGAACCAGAGTAGAAAAACCCATTCTGCAGGATAGCACAAGCACCAGGGTGAAAATGCATTTGCCAAGCAAAGAGCACTTTGGGGCAGGCCTCTGAGCAGAGAATCATCACCCAGACACACAGCTCAGTGTGTGGGGCAAAAGCCACTTTGCCTGCTTGTTGCTATGCTTCATGGGCCTGACTGATTCACAGTAAACAGGAGGGAGGGGCAAAAAGGAAACTTTGGGGTGAGATAGTTTGCCATGAAGTGTGTCTTGGGAGCACACAGGTAGAAAGACTTAAGATTCCAAATTCCCACAGACACTTCTGTTCACGGTTCTCCCTTCATTACACCGCTCAGAagcttgctgtgctgctgaggtcAGGAAGAGCTGTCTTTATAGGGgtcattgaaagaaaaaaactcagtaaaaaagggagaaggaatAGTTTCAGGGAACAGCTATTCTTAAGGGACAGGTTCTATAGGAAAGAAGTTTCCACAGTTCCCAACAACATATGCAATGCCCAAAACTCAAGCCCTTCCCTCTTTTCTTGGTGTGTGAACACCTGCCCCACAAAAAGCCAGATTCTGGGTCATCCACAACTTTGCCTCTTTATGAGGCTTTTACACAATGGAAATCCTATTTAGCACTGCAGGAGGCACCCTCTGTTCACCCTCTGGGCTTCACAgagcagcaagaggcagaagaagaaaacacagcacCCACCCAACTGCTCTATCAATAGAGTTTCCCAGTGAGTGGGCCACCAGAATGGAGTTACCACACGTCCCACTTCCCCCCCCACTCTGCCCACTCACTGTATAGCCACAGCTCCTTGCCTATCAGCTCTCTCTGGGTCTtcagcaggctctgcagcctccgGTTTGTGCGCATGTGCTCCACTCGCCCAGCCCTGTAAAAGTAACATTGCAACATGCCAGACATCCTAGGACCTTGGGCTTTAAAACTGAAGCTTTGAACGGGCCTGGCACCTTTGCTTCTGACTAACAAGCTCTTTATTGACCAGGAACTGAACAGCCAGGACTGCCTTCCTGAAGGGTATCGTCAAGGAACTCTGGCTGAAGCAAGCAGTCCTACAAATCTCTCCCAGAGCCCatagctgctgctgttgcagcaggagcaggtaAAGCCAGGCCAAACACTGTCAGAAGCTCCAGCCTGAAACAATGTACACCTAAGGTCAAACACAGTTCCCAAATACAGCCTGGCTGGAAAAGAGGGATGGCACTGCTACACAGCTGGATCCAGAAAGTAAAGGGCAGAGGAGAGTCCAGGGGGTGATAATCAGCCCACATGGCCTGCATGGCCAGCAGCCTTAGCCCACCTCTTCCCATTTCCCACTCCACAGGAATGGGACAAAGGCAAGTCCTGAGCAGTGCAGCCCCCAGTATGGGTACCCCAGCTCCACAACTTCCCCCTTCCCAGGGCTATCTCCATCAGGTCACCCACCTCACAAGTTAGTGGTGATGCTCCAGtggccaggctgagccaggAGCAAGGAGACATCTCCTAAACCACCATCTTCAAGCAAGTGTgacagctccttctgctgctctgcaaggcCTGGGCTGCCCTCAGGTGGTAAAATGCAGAGAGCGCTCCACGTCTCATTCCAGTCACCCACCTGCCATAGCACCTATTGCCCCTGACATCCAGCAGAGGCTTGTGCCCACTACACATGATCTATGCAACAGAAAAGTCACTAGGACCCAAGAAGATATGGccagaagcagcacaaaaacatcaaaaataatatttttgagGTCTCATTTCTAAAGATTTTCAGTtcatagaaaaatacattttctttctcaaaaatgCACCTGGTTAGAATTCAGTTTGGCTTTACTGCCTTACAACACATCTCAGGTAACTACTGAGCTGCAGTCTTTACTTTCCATGTGTTAGGAAAGGAGAAAGGCTTGGATACAAGGAATTAAAGGTGAGAAAGGGAACTGGGGACCTTTGTTCTAGAGCTATTATTCTATTGCAGATGAGGAGAGATTGCTGTATtagtttcttcttttcctcccattCACTTCACTTTTAAAGCAAGTTTGCAAAAGGCTTAGTAacaaaagaagtaaaaagatGGCAGtgctctgcttctgtttcttcctttaCCAAAGGAATGTTTAGGCAGTCTTAAGAGGACAAGATCACAAGCTAGAGAAGTTGAGCTATCAAAACCAACCATTTACCATATACTTCTCCTCTTGCAGGATTCTAGGAAtgcaacctttaaaaaaattccttatttaATTATGATGCATACCATGAAAATGCCGGGTTGTGTGCAACTCAGCTAAGTTCTAGTTTCACACAAAATTAAGCTTTTCTACTAAAACTTTGTACTGAACCAAAACATTCTGTTTTCTGGTATAATAATCCACTTTCCATTTTCTACTTAGTAATagaataaaacaaatcaaaattgTGAGGGAAAGTACTGGATCTTAAATAAGGGCATGTAATTACAGTATATTTTCCATTATAAAAATTATCATCAACCAGTAAGAAGCCGAGTACAAAAAATAACTCAGACTTGCCAGTGCAAACCAAGATTGATTTTGATTATTTAAAGTAGTTTCATGCCTGTCAATGTAAGTTGTTATGAAATCaggcaagcagcagcaggatggggccAGAAGCAACATGCAACAAGTCCTCAGCAGAATCAGATGCAATAAGACTTTGAGCAATCTTCCAGGTAAGGACCTAGCAAAACATCAGTAATGATCTCTAAGCCAGCATCAAATCTCTGTCTGCCTCTGAGGATGTTAGAAGGGAGGCAAAGGAAAGATAGTTGTCTCCAGTTGCTGTGGATTACTTCTGCAGATGATGCACAGAATGCAAAGAAGCGAGTGTCAGGGCTGTATGATGCTGCAGTGGAAGGGATAGAAAGCTGCAGCAACAGAACTTGGGCTCCTCTGGGAAATGTGAACACAACAAGGATGCTCTGTACTGGGACAATCCTTTGGAGGATACAAAGAAATTAATGCTACTAACCTGTAAAAAGCAGCTGGTTCTGCATTGACACGAATCTGCATGTGCTTGAACCTGTACAACCAAAAAAACATAATTGTGCACAAATGCTCAGTGAATTATGTAGCCAAAACCATTCCTAGAGGAAACTTATCTTGCATGTTAGAGTGGTGATCTGAGGCATCTCTTGACAGAAATATTCAACAGGCTCAGAAAGACACCAGAGACCAAGGCTTAACATGAGGTGCCATCATTCAGGGCCAGCTCAGTGGTACATTTGTTTGATatcctgctctctgtgcacaTCATCTTAGCCTTGGGCTTACTCTTTGCTGCTAGTCCAGCATCTCCACCATAAAAAATCACCACAGCCgactgccctgggctgggttcCCTGTGCCACAACAACTTCTGTTGCTGTCCCTGGATGCCCTGAACCCCAGGGAAAGCGACAAAGCCCCTGCTACACACACAGCCAACCCTGCAAGCAAGGGGGAGGACGTGAGTTGCAGAGCATATGGAAAGACTGGGCTGTGAGACTGAACCAAGGGCATTGCCTGCCACGACACAAGGCTGTGAATGGTTGGCAGGGACTCAGTACACTGACTCTGAGGCACCATTGCACAGGTAGCCTTCTCTGAGTGTGGGGAAAGTCCTAGACAAGACAATTAGCTACATACACAGCCCTGAATGGAGACAAAAAATCAGCTTTCACAGGAGCTGCCAAGGGGAAgtgaaaacaca includes the following:
- the ABCD4 gene encoding lysosomal cobalamin transporter ABCD4 isoform X2 codes for the protein MQGEERSSSRLDGLFLRRFLRLLAVLFPGWPSPSALMFLTLLGVALLEQLVIYQVGVIPSQYYEVLGNKDFSGFKTLTAVAVTLIIVNSTLKSFDQFICNMMYVNWRKSLTEYLHSCYFQGQVYYNLLVLREDIDNPDQRISQDVERFCRQLSSMASKLVISPFTLAYYTYQCFHSTGWLGPVSIFGYFIIGTMINKVLMSPIVSKLVQQEKLEGDFRFKHMQIRVNAEPAAFYRAGRVEHMRTNRRLQSLLKTQRELIGKELWLYIGINTFDYLGSILSYVVIAIPIFSGVYGDLSPIELTALVSKNAFVSIYLIGCFSQLIDLSSTVTDVAGYTHRIGELQETLLSLGRKENGNYSEAKTSWDLDGHSGEDPVPRDTAFLLERVTLSVPSSGKLLIKDLNLRISQGNSVMIVGNTGTGKTSLLRVLGGLWESTQGSIRMLTCFGPRGVVFLPQRPFFTDGSLREQVIYPLKEIYPLSGSADDERIVRFLELAGLTDLLARAGGLDEQVDWNWYDILSPGEMQRLSFARLFYLQPKYAVLDEATSALTEEVEHELYRMCLQLGMTLISVGHRPSLEKFHSWILKLHGEGRWELTRCEKLKRLPSEEGY
- the ABCD4 gene encoding lysosomal cobalamin transporter ABCD4 isoform X1 translates to MQGEERSSSRLDGLFLRRFLRLLAVLFPGWPSPSALMFLTLLGVALLEQLVIYQVGVIPSQYYEVLGNKDFSGFKTLTAVAVTLIIVNSTLKSFDQFICNMMYVNWRKSLTEYLHSCYFQGQVYYNLLVLREDIDNPDQRISQDVERFCRQLSSMASKLVISPFTLAYYTYQCFHSTGWLGPVSIFGYFIIGTMINKVLMSPIVSKLVQQEKLEGDFRFKHMQIRVNAEPAAFYRAGRVEHMRTNRRLQSLLKTQRELIGKELWLYIGINTFDYLGSILSYVVIAIPIFSGVYGDLSPIELTALVSKNAFVSIYLIGCFSQLIDLSSTVTDVAGYTHRIGELQETLLSLGRKENGNYSEAKTSWDLDGSHSGEDPVPRDTAFLLERVTLSVPSSGKLLIKDLNLRISQGNSVMIVGNTGTGKTSLLRVLGGLWESTQGSIRMLTCFGPRGVVFLPQRPFFTDGSLREQVIYPLKEIYPLSGSADDERIVRFLELAGLTDLLARAGGLDEQVDWNWYDILSPGEMQRLSFARLFYLQPKYAVLDEATSALTEEVEHELYRMCLQLGMTLISVGHRPSLEKFHSWILKLHGEGRWELTRCEKLKRLPSEEGY
- the ABCD4 gene encoding lysosomal cobalamin transporter ABCD4 isoform X3, with the protein product MMYVNWRKSLTEYLHSCYFQGQVYYNLLVLREDIDNPDQRISQDVERFCRQLSSMASKLVISPFTLAYYTYQCFHSTGWLGPVSIFGYFIIGTMINKVLMSPIVSKLVQQEKLEGDFRFKHMQIRVNAEPAAFYRAGRVEHMRTNRRLQSLLKTQRELIGKELWLYIGINTFDYLGSILSYVVIAIPIFSGVYGDLSPIELTALVSKNAFVSIYLIGCFSQLIDLSSTVTDVAGYTHRIGELQETLLSLGRKENGNYSEAKTSWDLDGSHSGEDPVPRDTAFLLERVTLSVPSSGKLLIKDLNLRISQGNSVMIVGNTGTGKTSLLRVLGGLWESTQGSIRMLTCFGPRGVVFLPQRPFFTDGSLREQVIYPLKEIYPLSGSADDERIVRFLELAGLTDLLARAGGLDEQVDWNWYDILSPGEMQRLSFARLFYLQPKYAVLDEATSALTEEVEHELYRMCLQLGMTLISVGHRPSLEKFHSWILKLHGEGRWELTRCEKLKRLPSEEGY
- the ABCD4 gene encoding lysosomal cobalamin transporter ABCD4 isoform X4, yielding MASKLVISPFTLAYYTYQCFHSTGWLGPVSIFGYFIIGTMINKVLMSPIVSKLVQQEKLEGDFRFKHMQIRVNAEPAAFYRAGRVEHMRTNRRLQSLLKTQRELIGKELWLYIGINTFDYLGSILSYVVIAIPIFSGVYGDLSPIELTALVSKNAFVSIYLIGCFSQLIDLSSTVTDVAGYTHRIGELQETLLSLGRKENGNYSEAKTSWDLDGSHSGEDPVPRDTAFLLERVTLSVPSSGKLLIKDLNLRISQGNSVMIVGNTGTGKTSLLRVLGGLWESTQGSIRMLTCFGPRGVVFLPQRPFFTDGSLREQVIYPLKEIYPLSGSADDERIVRFLELAGLTDLLARAGGLDEQVDWNWYDILSPGEMQRLSFARLFYLQPKYAVLDEATSALTEEVEHELYRMCLQLGMTLISVGHRPSLEKFHSWILKLHGEGRWELTRCEKLKRLPSEEGY